The following proteins are encoded in a genomic region of Magnolia sinica isolate HGM2019 chromosome 1, MsV1, whole genome shotgun sequence:
- the LOC131244961 gene encoding probable disease resistance protein At4g27220, whose product MALEICGTVWQIGKDVLVLVKNHVGYLVHYKRNIDNFKDEVESLRNIKNDVQAQVNAARRRRDRINDDVEAWLTCIQKVEADVTRLEDGSRGSEGCFSGWRPNCFSQYNLGKESKQNLNHVKDLQSRGRNYSSGVSHDPPPPSVESMLADGDYMVFESRKVAVEEIMKALKDEAIGTIGVYGMGGVGKTTLMKEMGKQVKNMRLYDDVVMVEVAPNPDLTKIQGEIAGQLGLKLKEKESEMVRKGALLERLQDTKTLVILDNVWKKLELVEIGIPCGHIRKGCKIMLTTRNADVCNMHGSQAVIEVGFLTQAESWNLFTMAIDGAVDSSILHDYGKDIVNECGCVPLLIVAIGTALRHKGRQVWADALTRLRKGTLIETEHREVFSCLELSYDYLETDEIKSCFLFCCLFPEGSDIEIEMLMRYGFGEQFFDDVETLNEARERMHSTIDKLKARCLLLDGDTEGRVKMHDIVRDVARSIASRVGNGFFAKADVNMRNWPRKEKLNECKRISLIEAKTSILPVEPDCPNLLTLLLQKNMRLEIIPDSFFQGMKSLTVIDLSDTRISSLPRLTTLRALFLSGCSYLRDVSPLGEMEKLEILCLNRTDIMELPEEVGRLSNLKLLDLSNNVCLERVGPNLISRLQYLEELHMGNSFSAWEVEGMEDGNNASLAELASLECLTALYIHVKNVECLSQKFSLSWTNISRFRISIAEYESKGTSTSMRSTRLDITKPVSNWVKVLMERSEQLKLVCSVLCDVERWEEMFHDGLPPALEDLRLLKVYNWAGSFFPPCLLQSVKMEQLKIKGCQKMEKIIPDENEDPASPVKALLPPAFENLQFLTVRKCSGLKNLLSWTVARALQQLKELSLGKCDEMESIITDRGAVDTSVLPLLQVITLSCMPKLRSFCEGEALLELPSLLRIEVLECFSLKRLALAANSASSLRDMIGESKWFAALEWADEIVKSRFHDLYNRPQFGMWARQFTSFSLPAYHGSGLAGVPHTRYIVGVLTSALFFIFSNWFSWIFET is encoded by the exons ATGGCTTTGGAGATCTGTGGAACTGTTTGGCAAATAGGAAAGGATGTACTTGTACTTGTGAAGAATCACGTTGGTTATCTCGTTCACTACAAGAGGAACATCGACAACTTTAAAGATGAGGTTGAGAGTCTGAGGAACATTAAAAATGATGTACAAGCGCAGGTGAATGCAGCTCGTCGGAGAAGAGATAGGATCAATGACGATGTGGAAGCATGGCTAACATGCATACAAAAAGTCGAAGCTGATGTGACAAGATTGGAAGATGGATCCCGAGGGAGTGAGGGATGCTTCAGCGGGTGGCGTCCTAATTGTTTCTCCCAATACAACTTGGGTAAAGAATCGAAACAAAATTTGAACCACGTCAAAGATCTCCAAAGTAGAGGGAGGAATTATAGCAGTGGCGTGTCGCACGACCCTCCTCCTCCAAGTGTAGAATCTATGCTTGCCGATGGAGATTACATGGTTTTTGAATCTAGAAAAGTGGCTGTTGAAGAGATCATGAAGGCACTGAAAGATGAGGCAATCGGGACCATTGGGGTCTACGGTATGGGTGGAGTAGGCAAGACCACCCTGATGAAAGAGATGGGCAAACAAGTGAAAAACATGAGGCTATACGATGACGTTGTAATGGTGGAAGTTGCTCCGAATCCAGACTTGACAAAGATCCAAGGCGAGATTGCAGGCCAGCTAGGCCTGAAActcaaagaaaaagagagcgaAATGGTGAGAAAAGGTGCCCTGCTGGAGAGGTTACAGGACACTAAGACACTGGTAATACTGGACAATGTATGGAAAAAGTTGGAATTGGTTGAGATTGGGATCCCATGTGGACATATTCGCAAGGGTTGCAAAATCATGCTGACAACGCGAAACGCAGATGTATGCAATATGCATGGGAGCCAGGCCGTGATTGAGGTGGGGTTCCTAACCCAAGCAGAGTCATGGAATCTCTTCACAATGGCGATAGATGGTGCTGTTGATTCTTCTATTTTGCACGATTATGGAAAAGACATCGTGAATGAATGTGGGTGCGTCCCTCTGCTAATTGTCGCAATTGGAACTGCACTACGGCACAAGGGCAGGCAGGTGTGGGCCGATGCATTAACGAGACTGAGGAAAGGGACTCTTATAGAAACTGAACATAGAGAGGTTTTCTCATGTCTGGAATTGAGTTACGATTACTTGGAGACTGATGAGATCAAGTCATGCTTCTTGTTCTGTTGTCTATTCCCCGAAGGCTCCGACATTGAGATAGAGATGTTGATGAGATACGGATTCGGCGAGCAGTTCTTTGATGATGTGGAGACTCTAAATGAAGCAAGGGAGAGAATGCACAGCACGATTGATAAACTTAAGGCTCGTTGTTTGTTGTTGGACGGCGATACAGAAGGGCGCGTAAAAATGCATGATATTGTCAGAGATGTGGCTAGGTCAATCGCATCAAGAGTTGGGAATGGTTTCTTCGCAAAAGCCGACGTGAATATGAGAAATTGGCCGAGGAAGGAGAAGCTAAACGAGTGTAAGAGGATTTCATTGATTGAAGCTAAGACTAGCATTCTGCCCGTGGAGCCAGATTGCCCAAATCTCTTAACcctattgcttcaaaaaaacatGCGGCTGGAGATAATCCCGGATAGTTTCTTCCAAGGGATGAAAAGCCTTACAGTTATAGATCTCAGTGATACACGCATTTCATCCCTCCCACGACTGACGACACTGCGGGCGCTTTTCCTCTCTGGATGTTCGTATTTAAGAGACGTATCTCCACTAGGAGAAATGGAGAAGCTGGAAATACTTTGCCTAAACAGAACGGACATCATGGAATTGCCTGAAGAAGTGGGCAGATTGTCTAATCTAAAGCTCTTGGATCTATCGAATAATGTATGTCTGGAAAGAGTAGGGCCAAACCTGATATCGAGATTGCAATACTTGGAAGAACTGCACATGGGAAACAGCTTCAGCGCGTGGGAGGTTGAAGGAATGGAAGATGGAAATAATGCTAGCTTAGCAGAGTTGGCGTCCTTGGAATGCTTGACAGCGCTGTACATCCATGTTAAAAATGTAGAATGCTTGTCGCAGAAATTCTCCCTTTCTTGGACAAACATATCAAGATTCCGCATAAGCATTGCCGAGTATGAATCCAAGGGCACTTCTACTTCCATGAGAAGCACGCGGCTCGATATAACGAAGCCCGTTTCGAATTGGGTCAAGGTTCTGATGGAAAGATCCGAGCAGCTAAAGCTGGTATGTTCCGTACTCTGTGACGTGGAGAGATGGGAGGAAATGTTCCATGATGGGTTGCCGCCTGCGCTGGAGGATTTAAGATTACTAAAAGTCTACAACTGGGCTGGATCGTTCTTCCCACCCTGTCTGCTACAGAGTGTGAAAATGGAGCAGCTCAAGATTAAAGGTTGCCAAAAAATGGAGAAGATAATCCCGGATGAGAATGAAGATCCCGCCTCTCCAGTAAAAGCTCTACTGCCTCCCGCATTTGAAAATCTACAGTTTCTTACAGTGCGGAAATGCAGTGGCTTGAAGAATCTCTTATCATGGACGGTAGCTCGAGCACTCCAGCAACTGAAAGAGCTCTCACTTGGTAAATGCGATGAAATGGAGTCGATCATCACGGATAGGGGAGCGGTGGATACTTCAGTACTCCCTCTCTTACAGGTCATAACTCTATCGTGCATGCCAAAGCTGAGGAGCTTTTGTGAGGGTGAAGCTTTGCTCGAGTTGCCATCGTTGCTTCGGATCGAGGTGTTAGAGTGTTTCAGTCTAAAGAGGCTTGCTTTGGCGGCGAACAGCGCATCGTCGCTTCGGGATATGATAGGAGAATCTAAATGGTTCGCGGCTTTGGAGTGGGCAGATGAAATTGTCAAATCACGCTTCCACGACCTGTATAACAG GCCCCAGTTTGGCATGTGGGCCAGGCAATTCACATCATTTTCACTGCCCGCCtatcatggaagcggattggctggtgtaccacacactaggtatatagttggtgtattgacgtcagc acttttcttcatcttCAGcaattggttttcttggatctttgaaaCTTAA